The following coding sequences are from one Melanotaenia boesemani isolate fMelBoe1 chromosome 19, fMelBoe1.pri, whole genome shotgun sequence window:
- the LOC121629807 gene encoding major intrinsically disordered NOTCH2-binding receptor 1-like produces MDVSVLPNNNHPDKFLQLDVETLRATYGMFQVGALMSSQRHWQNRVYSQGEHSRTPPSPEGSPVVFVDRYLEKHITPVTLKSNIKRNPLYIDRKLMDTEDIAKFKPSWTVNEYDTQTAHGNLADYLKKTAKDLDFWLEDLYTPGFDSLLKRKEAEDRRKNVHDRWGGEKDENNHITVEINSPSEGRDRIVSTKEVDEEN; encoded by the exons ATGGACGTCTCTGTTCTACCCAACAACAATCACCCTGATAAGTTCCTCCAGTTGGATGTGGAGACCCTGAGGGCCACATATGGCATGTTCCAGGTCGGAGCCCTCATGTCCAGTCAGAGACACTGGCAGAACAGGGTGTACTCGCAG GGAGAGCACAGCAGGACTCCTCCATCTCCAGAGGGCAGTCCGGTGGTGTTTGTggacagatacctggagaagcACATCACTCCAGTCACTCTAAAGTCCAACATTAAGAGGAATCCTTTATACATAGACAGAAAATTGATGGACACAGAGGACATTGCGAAGTTCAAGCCTTCCTGGACTGTCAATGAGTATGATACACAAACCGCCCACGGCAACCTGGCAGATTATTTAAAG aaaacagcaaaagatCTGGACTTCTGGCTTGAGGACCTCTATACTCCAGGATTTGATTCTTTACTAAAGAGGAAAGAAGCggaagacagaagaaaaa ATGTTCATGACCGCTGGGGGGGCGAAAAAGATGAGAACAATCACATCACCGTTGAGATAAATTCACCATCTGAAGGGAGGGACAGGATAGTTTCAACAAAGGAAGTAGATGAGGAAAATTAG